A stretch of Pogona vitticeps strain Pit_001003342236 chromosome 5, PviZW2.1, whole genome shotgun sequence DNA encodes these proteins:
- the TXN2 gene encoding thioredoxin, mitochondrial isoform X1, which translates to MLKMMMPPALRYMAQKVLLRPFLSFPFKQLSTPLCRQPTLLLWRFSAVPCSIGCRMPLPFTTMPAIVRTFSTTQVFRHTFNIQDGDDFQDRVLKSQTPVVIDFHAQWCGPCKILGPRLEKMVAKHNGKVLMAKVDIDDHTDLALEYEVSAVPTVLAMKNGDVVDKFVGIKDEDQLEAFLKKLIGP; encoded by the exons ATGCTGAAGATGATGATGCCACCAGCCTTACGATAT ATGGCACAAAAAGTCCTCCTAAGGCCCTTCCTGTCCTTCCCTTTCAAGCAGCTCTCAACACCACTTTGTCGCCAGCCCACATTGCTCCTTTGGAGGTTCTCAGCTGTACCATGTAGTATTGGCTGCCGTATGCCCCTTCCCTTCACTACCATGCCTGCAATAGTGAGAACATTCTCCACGACTCAAGTCTTCAGGCACACCTTTAATATTCAAGATGGGGATGACTTCCAAGACCGCGTTCTAAAGAGCCAAACTCCAGTAGTGATTGATTTTCATGCCCA GTGGTGTGGACCTTGCAAGATCCTGGGCCCAAGACTGGAAAAGATGGTGGCCAAGCACAATGGGAAGGTGCTGATGGCGAAAGTGGACATTGATGATCACACAGATCTGGCCCTTGAATATGAG GTCTCAGCAGTGCCTACAGTCCTGGCTATGAAGAACGGCGACGTGGTGGATAAGTTTGTGGGAATAAAAGATGAGGATCAGCTGGAAGCCTTCCTCAAAAAACTCATTGGGCCCTGA
- the TXN2 gene encoding thioredoxin, mitochondrial isoform X2, which yields MAQKVLLRPFLSFPFKQLSTPLCRQPTLLLWRFSAVPCSIGCRMPLPFTTMPAIVRTFSTTQVFRHTFNIQDGDDFQDRVLKSQTPVVIDFHAQWCGPCKILGPRLEKMVAKHNGKVLMAKVDIDDHTDLALEYEVSAVPTVLAMKNGDVVDKFVGIKDEDQLEAFLKKLIGP from the exons ATGGCACAAAAAGTCCTCCTAAGGCCCTTCCTGTCCTTCCCTTTCAAGCAGCTCTCAACACCACTTTGTCGCCAGCCCACATTGCTCCTTTGGAGGTTCTCAGCTGTACCATGTAGTATTGGCTGCCGTATGCCCCTTCCCTTCACTACCATGCCTGCAATAGTGAGAACATTCTCCACGACTCAAGTCTTCAGGCACACCTTTAATATTCAAGATGGGGATGACTTCCAAGACCGCGTTCTAAAGAGCCAAACTCCAGTAGTGATTGATTTTCATGCCCA GTGGTGTGGACCTTGCAAGATCCTGGGCCCAAGACTGGAAAAGATGGTGGCCAAGCACAATGGGAAGGTGCTGATGGCGAAAGTGGACATTGATGATCACACAGATCTGGCCCTTGAATATGAG GTCTCAGCAGTGCCTACAGTCCTGGCTATGAAGAACGGCGACGTGGTGGATAAGTTTGTGGGAATAAAAGATGAGGATCAGCTGGAAGCCTTCCTCAAAAAACTCATTGGGCCCTGA